A stretch of the Taeniopygia guttata chromosome 3, bTaeGut7.mat, whole genome shotgun sequence genome encodes the following:
- the CENPW gene encoding centromere protein W — translation MRSTAPRGTLRKIIKKHKPQLRLAANVDLLVHLSFLLFLHRLAEEARTNAFENKSKTIKPEHIISAAKVILKKSRG, via the exons atgaggagcacGGCGCCCCGCGGCACTTTGCGGAAAATTATAAAGAAGCACAAGCCGCAGTTACGCCTGGCGGCCAACGTCGACCTGCtg GTTCATTTGAGTTTCTTATTGTTTCTCCATCGGCTAGCAGAAGAAGCCAGGACAAATGCTTTTGAGAACAAAAgtaaaacaataaaacctgAGCACATCATATCTGCAGCGAAG gttattttaaagaaaagcagaggcTAG